The genomic stretch AGTGTGCCGGCGATACAGTCGCTGTATCGGGGATTGCGAGGCTACTTTTGGTGGACGGGATCCATCATTCATTGGCTAACCTTGCACTTTGATTTGCGTCAGTTTTCCGAGCAAGAACGCCCCAAGGTGCGGTTGTCCATTGGAGTTTGTTTGGGATTTGCCTTGGTCTTTTTCCCGCTGCTCTTCTACTGGACAGGCGTGTGGGGTGTGGTCAAATTTTGGCTGTTGCCCTGGTTGGTTTATCACTTTTGGATGAGCACCTTCACCCTGGTTCACCACACCGATGCCGGAATCCCTTTCCAACCCGCCGAGCGCTGGAATGCTGCTACAGCTCAACTGACGGGCACCGTTCATTGTGATTACCCCGGTTGGGTAGAGTTTCTCTGCCACGACATCAATGTCCATATTCCCCACCATATTTCGGTGGCCATTCCCTCCTACCATTTGCGCTTGGCACAGCGGAGTTTGGAGGAAAACTGGGGATCCCATCTGCAAAAACGGCACTTTTCCTGGGCTTTGATGCGGGACATTGTGCACCACTGTCACCTCTATCATCCTCAGAAGGCTTATCAGTCTTTTTCGGATTTGGATCAGGATTGAGCTCAGATTTAGGGCAATTCTGAGATCCTGCTAATCCCGACACAGGGATCCAATCCGACCTTGACAGGTGGCGATTTCTTCAGGGCTAAGGGCATCCCAGTTCACATCCCGACGCAGCACCAAGCCGTTGTGTCCAGTGATGAAACGGGGCAATTCCGCCTGCTCGATCACGCTCAGATCCCGCAT from Thermostichus vulcanus str. 'Rupite' encodes the following:
- a CDS encoding fatty acid desaturase, which gives rise to MTLSLPPRSLAQQDTQPLPENLSTILKTLPRQCFEKNPLKAWISVLISLFSVALGYAAITFLPSFLLPFAWIWTGTALTGLFVLAHDCGHRSFAKRRWVNDLVGHVLMLPLIYPFHPWRILHDRHHRFTNQLKQDNAWEPWTQEAFLASVPAIQSLYRGLRGYFWWTGSIIHWLTLHFDLRQFSEQERPKVRLSIGVCLGFALVFFPLLFYWTGVWGVVKFWLLPWLVYHFWMSTFTLVHHTDAGIPFQPAERWNAATAQLTGTVHCDYPGWVEFLCHDINVHIPHHISVAIPSYHLRLAQRSLEENWGSHLQKRHFSWALMRDIVHHCHLYHPQKAYQSFSDLDQD